Sequence from the Pseudomonas sp. 7SR1 genome:
CCGAATCCCAGGCCCAGCAGGGCCAGGTCAACATCGACGGCAGCCTGCAGCAGATCGACCGTCTCTCCCAGACCATTGACCAGGCCGTGGAAGTGATTCGCACCCTGGCGAGCGAAAGCACCCAGATCGGCAGCGTGCTGGAGGTGATTCGCTCCATTGCCGAACAGACCAACCTGCTGGCCCTCAACGCCGCGATCGAGGCCGCTCGCGCCGGGGAACAGGGTCGTGGCTTCGCGGTAGTGGCCGATGAAGTGCGGTTGCTGGCCCAGCGCACGCAAAAGTCCACGGCGGAAATCCAGTCAATGATCGAGCGCCTGCAGAGCCATTCCGAAGCCGCGGTGAAAGTCATCAGCGACAGCAGCCGTGCCTCGCAACTGACCATCGAACAGGCCGGCCTGGCCGGCGCCAGTCTCAACGCCATCGGCCAGGCCCTGCGCAACCTCAACAGCCTCAACGCCTCCATCGCCAGTGCCACCCTGCAACAGGCCCACGTGGTAGAGGACATCAACCAGAACGTGACCCAGGCCGCCGGCCTGTCCCACAGCACCGCCCTGGCGGCGGAACAGTCGAGCCTGGCCAGCGCCCGGCTCAGGGAACTGAGCGAACAATTGAACGGACTGCTCAAACAGTTCCGCGTCTGACGACCACCAGGGCGGGACAACCGCCCGTCCTGAACCTGTGTGGGAGCCAACCTGCTCCCACACAGGTTCTATGCAGTTTCCCCGGAATCGATGCTGGCCCCCACGGATGGAGGTTGGAGCTATCCCCTGCATACCGTTTACAATCCCCGCCCCTTCCACTCCCTGAGGAACCGCCATGTCCGGGCTCGAACTGTTTGCCGCAGTCCTCGGCGTGATCGCTGTCTGGCTGACCGTCAAGCAGAACCCCTGGTGCTGGCCGATCGGCCTGGTCATGGTGTTGCTGTACACCTGGATCTTCTTCGGTGTGAAGCTGTACTCCGATATGTTGCTGCAAGTGGTCTACGCCGTGCTGCAACTTTACGGCTGGTGGCAATGGACGCGTGCCGGGCAGCATCATGACGGCCGGCAGGTGACACGCCTGGGAGGGCCTTCGGTGATGCTCGGGCTGGCGATGGGCGCAGCCGCAAGCCTGATGCTCGGCGCGGCAATGGCGCACTGGACGGACGCGGCGCAACCCTGGCTCGATGCGGCGCTCACCGGCTTCAGTCTGGTGGCTCAATGGTGGATGGCGCAGAAACGCGTGCAATGCTGGCCGTTGTGGATCGTCCTGGACGTGATCTTCGTGGGCCTGTTCATCTACAAGGGCTTGTACCTCACCGCCGGGCTTTATGCCCTGTTCACCCTGCTGGCCGTGCAAGGCTGGCGGGAGTGGCGTGCCGACCCGGCCTTGCGCGCATGAAGGTGGTGGTGCTGACCGGCCCGGAGTCCGCCGGCAAAAGCTGGTTGGCCAAGCAACTGCAGGAACAGTTCGGCGGCTTGCGGGTGGATGAATACGTTCGCCACTTCATGGAACGACACCGGCGCGATACCTGCCTGGCGGACATCCCTGATATCGCCGCCGGACAACTGGCCCGGGAAGACGCGGCACGCGTCCGGCAACCGACCCTGCTGATCCTCGACACCCATCTGTTGAGCAACATCCTCTGGAGCCAGACGCTGTTCGGCGATTGTCCGCACTGGCTCGAACCCGCCCTGCTGGCGCGCCACTACGACCTGCACTTGCTGCTGAGCCCCGAGCAGGTCGACTGGACCGGTGACGGCCTGCGCTGCCAACCCGACCTGAAGGAACGCATGGCGTTCTTCGAAGCCATCGAGCAGTGGCTGGTCCGTCACCACCGTCCTTACCAGGTGATCGAAGGTGACTGGACGCAACGTCGGGACCAGGTCTTCGCTGCCGTGGCTCGACTGCTGCGTACCTGAACGCCGGATCGTCCCTGAACCCGCGCCACCCTTTACAACCGGGCCTATTCCCATCGTTGTGTTTCATCGATGCAACACCTGCCTGGCGCCAAACACGGATCCAAGGCTGTTTCATCATTTTGCCATCGCGACTGTCAATTTTTCGGACACTGCCGCCAGACACTGGATCCAGAGCCAGCGGACCGCCTGCCGCCCGTCGGGCTCTGCCGGCCTTGTCTCAGCAATGAAACAGGTTGCGTAGGCGGCCCTCTCGGCTCGCCAACAAGCCATTGAATACAAAGGTTTTTCAGAAACCGGCACAACTACTGCTCCGCCCCCTTCGCAGCGCTGGACCAAGGCCAGCCCACCGAAGAAGGAATCGATGCCGTGGGGACTTTCAAGAGACGCTTGACCTGCCTGTTGCTGATCGGCTGCGCCACCAGCGCAACCCTCAGCCTGCCGGTACAAGCCGAAGGAAATGGCGTCATTGTGCTCGACCGTGACGTGCAGCCCATCCACATAGGTCGCAACGGCGGCAAAGACCCCTACCCGACCACTGTCAACGCCAACCCCTCCGATCGAATCCATCAGGCTACGACCAGTACCGAATTGAGCGACGGCGACTTCGCCAGCGTCGCCAGCGGCTCGTCGATCCGCAACACGGTCAATACCAATACCGGCGTGCAGGGCCTGAACGTCGTGACCAACCCCAATGGCATGCCCGGCATGAGTGCCGGCCACGGGGGCGGTAGCGGTGGTGCGATTTCCGGCACCATCAACCGCTCGCTGAGTTCCGGCCTGGCCCCGCTGGGTCGATTGGCGGGAGGACAGTGACATGAAGCCGGCCCTGTTGCTGCTCGCCCTGCTCGGCCCTTGCGCCGCGTTCGCCGATCCGGGTGCAGCGCTGGTCAGCCATGCCAACCTGCAGGACTCCGGCGGCCGCTACACCGGCAACCTCAACGTCAACCAGGCGGCCGGCGACCAGACCCAGCAGACCAACACCCGGGCCATCGCCATCGGCACCGGGGCACAGGCGACCACCCGCGTTCACCAGCGGCTGGATACACCGGCCAATGCGTCCATGAGCGCCACCGCCCGCATCGGCGGTCATTCATTCACCAACGGCAACGGAGTACTGGGCGTCAACCAGTCCGCCGGTGCCAACAACCAGATGGCCAATGTCATGCGGGTGGGCATCAGTGCCCAACCTCAGGGCATGGACGACAGCGCGCTTTCTCAGCAGAACGTGGCGTTGTCATCGAACTCAGGAGCAACTGGCGCCCCAACCGGAAGCCGCCAGGTCGTCACCAGCGACCAGGCATTCACCGGCAGCCGTGGGGTCATCCAGGTGAACCAGAGCGCCGGGGTGGGAAACCGCATGGCTAACACCCTGAGCATACGGGTCGCTGACTGACCCGGAATAAAAACAAGAAACAAAAAACTGACACTTCACCGACGACAAGCAAGGAGAAACACCATGAAACCTGCAATGGCACTCAAACCATTGGTTTTCGCTCTCGCCGCTGTCATGGCAATGGCCGCACAGGCCGGCGGAAACGGTAATGGCAACGGCAACGGCAACGGCCATGGTCACCATGGCCCTCAAGGGCCGACGCTGGATCAACTGCTGTCCATCAACGCCGGAGCTGGGGCTACGGTGATGGACGAGCAGAACAGCGACGGCAACGTGGTGACCAACCAGGCCACCCGAAACACCGCGCAAGCCACTGACTCACTCAATGGCAGCAACGGCAACATGGGCGCCAACATCGCCGCTGGCGACGGCAACCAGCAGGACAATGCCGCCGCCCTGGCCACCGCCGACGAAAGCTTCATCTTCGGTTCGGCGGTGGCCGCCTCCAGCGCCACCCAAACCAATAACAACAACTACGTCAAGAACAACTCGACCCATAACACCGCCTCGCTCACCAATGCAGGCAACAATGGCTCCGGCAACATCGGCATCAACGTGACTGCCGGCAACTTCAACCAACAGAAAAACAACCTGGCCATCGCTGTATCAGGAGGTCGCATCGCAGAAGCGTCCGCCTCGGCCGATCAGTCCTCCACCGGCCTGCAGGTCGACAACAAAGGTGTGCGCACCTACAAGACCGACACCCTCACCAGCACCTACTCCGCTTCCGGCACCTTCAAGGCCAAGGGCACCGGTACCGCCGAAGACGATCATGGTGGCTGGGACAACAGGGGCGGCTACGGCGGCGGCCACGATGACGACAAGTTCAAGTTCTCCGCCGTGGGTACTTTCGAACTGGCCGGCAGCAACACTCAGCAAGTGCTGACCCGCGATGGCTGGAAAACCCCAGTGATCAATAACGCCACCATGAGCAATTCCATGAACGGCTTCTCCGGCAACGGCGGGGCCAACGTGTCGGCAGGCGTGGGTAACCAGCAAAGCAACTCGCTGTCCATCGCTGCCGGCTGCAAGGCCTGCATGTAGTCGCGCATGAAACGAAGCCCCGGCAACGGGGCTTCTGTTCCAGGATTTCCATAAGGCGTATCCATCATGCGCGCGATTGCCCTTTCCCTGCTGCTGTGCATGGCCTTCATGGCCGAGGCTGCGCAGATCCCCGTGGCCGCCTTGCCGGGCGGCATGCTGGTCTACAAGCCGGTGCAAAGCCTGCGCGAGCGCAAGTTCCGCGACATCGTCGAGCAGAAGACCGACTTCAGTTGCGGTGCCGCCGCCCTCGCCACGGTGCTGCGCCAGGCCTATTGGCTCGATGTCGATGAGGAGCACGTCATCAAGGGCATGCTGGTCAATGCCGACCAGGACCTGGTTCGCACCCAGGGCTTTTCCATGCTCGACATGAAGCGTTACGTGGAAAGCATCGGCATGCGCGCCCGGGGTTACCGGATACCCGCGCAAAAGCTCGAAGCCGTGACGATCCCCGTGGTGGTCCTGATGGAGATACGTGGCTACAAGCACTTCGTGGTGCTGCAGCGTGCCGACAAGCAATGGGTCTACATCGGCGATCCGGTGCTGGGGCACAAGCGCTACGCCCATGACGATTTCGTCAAAGGCTGGAACGGCATCGTCTTTGCCATCGTCGGTCCCGGCTATGACAAGGCCAATGCGCTGCGCAGCCCTCCGCAACCTTTGACGGCACGCAACAAGCTGGACGGGTTCAACCCGGTCAAGGATGCGGAACTGATGGATTTCGGCTTCATACAGAGCGACTTCTTTTAATCGCCGACCACTTGCCAACAAATAAGTAAAAAAGGAGCAGGATGCTCCGGGAGCAGTACATGAAAACTTCATACTGGCTGTCGCTTGCCTGCCTGGTCGCGACGGTCTCGGGCTACGCCCATGGCGGATTCAAACCCATCGAAGTCAAGGACCAGGAGCTTTCCGAGCTGCGTGGTCGTTATGTCATGCCCGGGCGAGTCATCAGCTTCGGCATCGTCATGAGCAGTACCTGGCGCAACGCCAGCGGTGATCTGATCGGCGCAACCAGCTCCATGCAGATCCAGGCCGCCACCGTCAAACCCGAGTTCTACGTCTCCACCATCAAGCAGGCCGGCAACGGCCACACTGCCGAACAAGGCAACGGCACTATCTCCGGCGGTGCGGGCCTGGGCACGGGCCAGGGCGTGACTCAGAGCGTACGCGCCGCGGGCGACGGCAACACGGCCTACAACACTGTCAGCATCAACGTGAAGGAAAGCAGCCAGGCTCCTGCCTTGACGCCATCCCAGGGCCAACTGCTGAGCAGCGGCCAGACCATCACCGGCAGCAACGCCGCCGGCAGTGTCGCGGTCAAGGCCACCGGCAGCGGCGTGCAGATGGCGATCCAGGCGAGCCACAACCAGGGCAGCACCCTGCAACAGGTAGCCCAGGGCGGCTTGCTGCAGAACACCCGCCTGCTGGGCAACAGCAACCTGGTCAACAACATGACGCAGCTCAACGTGGTGCTGAACAACAACGGCCCGAGCGCCGGGACACTGGACTGCAACCTGACCCAGTTGCGCGGCCTTCGCAACCTTGGCTATTGAACGGCGCTGCTTGCGACCACTGGGCTTATAGGGATGGCATACCTCATGTATCGATCCGTATCGTTGCGCGCTGTGATGTGTTTGAGCACGCTGTTGCCTGCCCCTCTGCTGCAAGCGGCACAGGATGCGGAAATCGAAGCCCTGAAACAGGAACTGCTGGAGCTCAGGCAACGCTATGAGGTCCAGCAGAAGGCCCTGGCGGTCCTCGAACAGCGGGTTCGCCAGGTGGAAGACCAACCCGCCGCCCCGCCGCCCAAGCGCCTGGTCAAGTCACCGGCCGACATGAAAGGCAATCAGACTGTTGCCGGAAGCGGCACGACTGCCAGCGGTGGCAGTGGCTACGGACAATCCCTCGCCGCAGAC
This genomic interval carries:
- a CDS encoding C39 family peptidase — encoded protein: MRAIALSLLLCMAFMAEAAQIPVAALPGGMLVYKPVQSLRERKFRDIVEQKTDFSCGAAALATVLRQAYWLDVDEEHVIKGMLVNADQDLVRTQGFSMLDMKRYVESIGMRARGYRIPAQKLEAVTIPVVVLMEIRGYKHFVVLQRADKQWVYIGDPVLGHKRYAHDDFVKGWNGIVFAIVGPGYDKANALRSPPQPLTARNKLDGFNPVKDAELMDFGFIQSDFF
- a CDS encoding adhesin, with the protein product MKPALLLLALLGPCAAFADPGAALVSHANLQDSGGRYTGNLNVNQAAGDQTQQTNTRAIAIGTGAQATTRVHQRLDTPANASMSATARIGGHSFTNGNGVLGVNQSAGANNQMANVMRVGISAQPQGMDDSALSQQNVALSSNSGATGAPTGSRQVVTSDQAFTGSRGVIQVNQSAGVGNRMANTLSIRVAD
- a CDS encoding heme utilization protein is translated as MKPAMALKPLVFALAAVMAMAAQAGGNGNGNGNGNGHGHHGPQGPTLDQLLSINAGAGATVMDEQNSDGNVVTNQATRNTAQATDSLNGSNGNMGANIAAGDGNQQDNAAALATADESFIFGSAVAASSATQTNNNNYVKNNSTHNTASLTNAGNNGSGNIGINVTAGNFNQQKNNLAIAVSGGRIAEASASADQSSTGLQVDNKGVRTYKTDTLTSTYSASGTFKAKGTGTAEDDHGGWDNRGGYGGGHDDDKFKFSAVGTFELAGSNTQQVLTRDGWKTPVINNATMSNSMNGFSGNGGANVSAGVGNQQSNSLSIAAGCKACM
- the pnuC gene encoding nicotinamide riboside transporter PnuC; amino-acid sequence: MSGLELFAAVLGVIAVWLTVKQNPWCWPIGLVMVLLYTWIFFGVKLYSDMLLQVVYAVLQLYGWWQWTRAGQHHDGRQVTRLGGPSVMLGLAMGAAASLMLGAAMAHWTDAAQPWLDAALTGFSLVAQWWMAQKRVQCWPLWIVLDVIFVGLFIYKGLYLTAGLYALFTLLAVQGWREWRADPALRA
- a CDS encoding AAA family ATPase → MKVVVLTGPESAGKSWLAKQLQEQFGGLRVDEYVRHFMERHRRDTCLADIPDIAAGQLAREDAARVRQPTLLILDTHLLSNILWSQTLFGDCPHWLEPALLARHYDLHLLLSPEQVDWTGDGLRCQPDLKERMAFFEAIEQWLVRHHRPYQVIEGDWTQRRDQVFAAVARLLRT